Proteins from a genomic interval of Polaribacter sp. Q13:
- a CDS encoding PAS domain-containing protein has translation MNYSQIAILFTQGTLIAFIVLVLFQFRKKLGIGLLLACLGLIQFLQVFISSSIYVSITNDFFVSPGSSILFTVTVFALLIVYIKEDASETKKVIYTLLIINVLVTIFLKLFGWNLTEISADKPFSVLTNLFDSRSWVFLTGAVTLLIDTLLIIIIFEFIARYIRFLFLQIFITMLLVISFDTIFFLIIAFWGSDNLNSMILSGLISKGFFTLFYSIIFYLYLKYFDSSEPLSHLFKIKDVFKPLTYKQKFESAEKEVKDTAEIYRILTDYSRDLIFLQEPDSSFRYISPAIKKLLGYEQSEFIGKFIFSIVHKDDVQTLKDTLHKKLFSKGIATEPIPFRVRHKDGHYIWLEFLSSAVYTGKEISYFVSTARDITQRVLAKKKLETSLELLEIKEHSLSESSKIAKIGYQEYNIDTDTYVWSDYVYDIYGLDPKDGVPSIKDIISIFDKESVTKLNKAITLLNTQGIACDIELRCINLKKEEVWVRYVAETVYNEHKNIIGRKGVLQNITEWKNAQLALEQSKQNIQTSLNLLEKKDYSLSQSSKMAKIGYWEYDIATDTYVWSDYVYRIYGLDPKDEIPTQEATAKILDKESLQKVQQAVLDITTKGTPCDIELKCNLERGVVWVRYVGEAVYNEQNEIIGRRGVLQNITDWKNAQLELESSKTKIQNSLNLLEKRDFALKESSRIAKIGYWEYDIATDTFTWSDYVYEVYGFNLKDNIPSRKEMVAFYDKESQKKLAQATLDIDLKGIPYDIELRLINNKNEDVWVRNAVQLIYNEQNEIVGRRGVVHNITASKNAQLELELSKNNIQTSLELLERRKYSMDEASKVAKIGYWEHDTIKGTVVWSEYVHRLFGSNPEKGIPAQEAIIETFTKESQEKLAKATLNLTLKGVSYDIELKCINLKGEQIWVRNVAQAIYNEQNEIVGKRGVLHNITASKKAQLELELSKEKIETTLKLLEKKEYSLRKASEIAKIGYQEYVNETGVFTWSDYVYDILRFDIKQGIPSRDEVLAIFDDESKKIYTQATLELIENGTPFDLELKFITKNNEEVWVRNAVQPDYNNENEIIGRRGVLQDITASKNAQFELEESKKNIQNSLDLLEKRKYAMDEASKIAKIGYHEYDIATDTFHWSEYLYHMFGLDIEQPVPPREEILTFFDDASKKLMKQASLDLDLKGTPYDLELKIINRRNEEVWVRNATQPIFNQQNEIIGRRGITQDITESKKAQFDLELSKQKIETSLELLELSEKSKNEISKVAKIGYLEYNNATDTFLWSDYLYYIFGLDSKNSVPGLKDVMQFLDEESKKKMKRATINLEKNGIPYDIEIKLNNLRNEEIWGRMIVQPIFNKQKKVIGRRGVFQDITASKKAQFALELSKQEIQTSLELLEKSEFSKNEASKMAKIGYWEYDIETKAFIWSDDIYLMYGLDPKKGIPSQEKIVSFYDKESQKKIEETIKDVSLKGLFCDIELKFINEKNEEVWERSVVQPVYNSQNKIVGRRGVMQDITEQKIKQKTLDQQSKELYELNNALNQAQKLSHVGNWSWNMKTDKAEWSDEMYNIFGETKENFYPSNENVNRKILPEDLYKMEQGINSLLIDEVFVPFEFRIKWISGEIRTLYIVALENKNESGVFGVTMDITESKKREEENFRIKANYRKLFDNATISIWNEDFTQVFKQIEELRKREIPNFKIYLEQHPEVTYSLLDKLIINSVNEATLKLYKANNYKEFLVRFQDTFGLGAEEVFKNLIEAIWNHEKTFTSEVNYKTLEGDEFAAILSIPIPQTLAEQKTVPASIQSIQSLKEAELEKKESINRLKEAQALAQVGDWTFDLATEKSKWSNETFRILGFDYRNPVPDRDVFLNRIHREDQPYFNNAADLVLTKGIPYDIEFRICLPGNEEKIIRAICKPIFGDNGEVISLKGTNQDITIKKRIEQNNFIISEKYRNLFDNATVSIWNGDLSEIFKLLAKLRKLKIPNLKIYLEQHPEVLFSILDKIIINKVNKATLELFKAESEKEFLERKIQNTFGKGAHKVFVDFIVSIWHNEKTFTSEVNYKTLKGNEFAAIISIPIPQTKIEYKNVPLSIQSIQSIKDAESAKRESLNKLKEAQKLAKIGSWSFNPLTLEMDWSDETFNIYGIDPKEGVPDLFNEPKIIHKDDLEMMFKSIPLGEAFDIEHKITLRNGEQKWIRCISKPKYGETGELISFTGTNQDITEQKRIRIEIEKAEEMYRVLTDNSNDLITLHEPDSTFTYISPSIKNLLGYEQQELLGEKVFGIVHKDDVESLINVMEERVISGVFTTPFTCRVLHKKGHFIWLEFLTSPVYKEQEISHFVSSARDITQWVLAKQEIEEYQSSLQRMTTEMTLIEEKQKKEIASNIHDHLSQSLVISKMKINDLKKRPQLQLIDEDLNFIESHISEALENSRKITYELSPPVLYQLGIVDALNWLFDNAETTHKITCVVNSNVDSLELNEVKSILLFRSIQEVLTNAIKYAKASLITLEIDKNKRGIDIFITDNGVGFDTSILNSLYNSSSSGFGLFTVKERIRNIQGKFAINSKINVGTTVKIFIPLSK, from the coding sequence ATGAATTATAGTCAGATAGCCATCTTGTTTACGCAAGGTACTTTAATTGCTTTTATAGTATTAGTATTATTTCAATTTCGAAAAAAGTTAGGAATTGGTTTATTATTAGCATGTTTGGGATTGATCCAATTTTTGCAGGTATTTATATCGAGCTCTATCTATGTTTCGATTACCAATGATTTTTTTGTATCACCAGGTTCGTCCATTTTATTTACGGTAACTGTTTTTGCTTTACTAATTGTATATATAAAAGAAGATGCAAGCGAAACAAAAAAAGTAATCTACACTTTGCTAATTATAAACGTATTAGTAACTATATTTTTAAAATTATTTGGTTGGAATTTAACTGAAATATCAGCAGACAAACCATTTAGCGTATTAACTAATCTTTTTGATAGCCGAAGTTGGGTTTTTCTTACTGGCGCAGTAACATTGCTTATAGATACCTTGTTAATTATAATAATTTTTGAATTTATAGCCAGATACATAAGATTCTTATTCTTGCAAATTTTTATAACCATGCTGCTCGTAATAAGTTTTGATACTATATTTTTTTTAATTATTGCATTTTGGGGATCTGATAACTTAAATAGCATGATATTATCGGGGTTAATTTCTAAAGGTTTTTTCACTCTTTTTTACAGCATAATTTTCTATTTATATTTAAAATATTTTGATTCAAGCGAGCCGTTATCACATCTTTTTAAAATAAAAGATGTGTTTAAGCCTCTAACTTATAAACAGAAGTTTGAATCTGCAGAAAAAGAGGTTAAAGATACTGCAGAGATCTATCGAATTTTAACAGATTACTCTAGAGATTTAATATTTTTACAAGAGCCAGATAGCTCCTTTAGATATATAAGTCCTGCTATAAAAAAGCTATTGGGTTATGAGCAATCGGAGTTTATTGGTAAATTTATTTTTAGTATTGTTCATAAGGATGATGTACAGACTCTAAAAGATACATTGCATAAAAAGTTATTTAGTAAAGGCATTGCTACAGAACCAATTCCTTTTAGAGTTCGTCATAAAGATGGACATTATATTTGGTTAGAATTTTTATCATCTGCCGTGTATACAGGAAAAGAAATTAGCTATTTTGTAAGCACTGCTAGAGATATTACTCAAAGAGTTTTAGCAAAGAAAAAACTTGAAACCTCTTTAGAACTACTAGAAATAAAGGAACATTCTTTAAGTGAATCTAGTAAAATAGCTAAAATAGGGTATCAAGAATATAATATTGATACTGATACGTATGTTTGGTCTGATTATGTTTATGATATTTACGGTTTAGATCCTAAAGATGGAGTGCCATCTATAAAAGATATTATATCTATTTTTGATAAAGAATCTGTAACAAAGCTAAACAAAGCTATTACTCTGCTAAATACACAAGGCATTGCTTGTGATATTGAGTTGAGGTGTATTAATTTAAAAAAAGAAGAGGTTTGGGTTAGGTATGTTGCTGAAACAGTCTACAATGAACATAAAAATATTATTGGTAGAAAAGGTGTTTTACAGAATATTACAGAATGGAAAAATGCACAACTAGCATTAGAACAGTCTAAGCAAAATATTCAAACCTCTCTAAACCTTTTAGAAAAAAAAGATTATTCTTTAAGCCAGTCTAGTAAAATGGCTAAAATTGGGTATTGGGAATATGATATTGCTACGGATACTTATGTATGGTCGGATTATGTTTATCGTATTTATGGATTAGATCCAAAAGATGAAATTCCAACACAAGAGGCAACTGCAAAAATTTTAGATAAAGAATCTCTACAAAAGGTACAACAAGCGGTTTTAGATATTACTACGAAAGGCACTCCCTGTGATATTGAGTTAAAATGTAACCTAGAAAGAGGAGTAGTTTGGGTACGTTATGTTGGCGAAGCCGTATATAACGAACAAAATGAAATTATAGGAAGAAGAGGTGTTCTACAGAATATTACAGATTGGAAAAATGCACAATTAGAATTAGAATCGTCCAAAACAAAGATTCAAAATTCTCTAAACCTTTTAGAAAAAAGAGATTTCGCTTTAAAAGAATCTAGTAGAATAGCTAAAATTGGATATTGGGAATATGATATTGCCACGGATACTTTTACTTGGTCTGATTATGTTTATGAAGTTTATGGTTTTAATCTTAAAGATAATATTCCTTCACGAAAAGAAATGGTAGCTTTTTATGATAAAGAATCTCAAAAGAAGTTAGCACAAGCTACGTTAGATATAGATTTAAAGGGTATTCCTTATGATATTGAGTTAAGGTTAATTAATAATAAAAACGAAGATGTTTGGGTACGAAATGCAGTTCAGCTTATTTATAATGAACAAAATGAAATTGTTGGAAGAAGAGGTGTGGTGCACAATATTACAGCCTCTAAAAATGCACAACTAGAGTTAGAACTTTCTAAAAATAATATTCAAACCTCTTTAGAGCTGTTAGAAAGAAGGAAATACTCTATGGATGAGGCTAGTAAGGTAGCCAAAATTGGGTATTGGGAGCATGATACTATAAAGGGTACTGTTGTATGGTCTGAGTATGTGCATCGTTTGTTTGGTTCAAATCCAGAAAAAGGAATTCCGGCGCAAGAAGCAATTATAGAAACGTTTACAAAAGAATCTCAAGAAAAGTTGGCAAAAGCTACGCTAAACCTAACATTAAAAGGTGTTTCTTATGATATTGAGTTGAAATGTATCAACCTAAAGGGTGAACAAATTTGGGTGCGTAATGTGGCACAAGCCATCTATAACGAACAAAATGAAATTGTTGGTAAAAGAGGTGTTTTACATAATATTACAGCTTCTAAAAAAGCACAATTAGAATTAGAGCTTTCTAAAGAAAAGATAGAAACCACTTTAAAACTTTTAGAGAAAAAGGAATACTCTTTGCGTAAAGCAAGTGAAATAGCTAAAATAGGATATCAAGAATATGTTAACGAAACAGGTGTTTTTACATGGTCTGATTATGTTTATGATATTTTAAGATTTGATATAAAACAAGGAATTCCATCTCGTGATGAAGTTCTAGCAATTTTTGATGATGAATCTAAAAAAATATATACACAAGCTACGTTAGAGTTGATAGAAAATGGGACCCCATTTGATCTTGAGTTGAAATTTATCACTAAAAATAATGAAGAAGTATGGGTTAGAAATGCAGTTCAACCCGATTATAATAATGAAAATGAAATTATAGGAAGAAGAGGGGTTTTACAAGATATTACAGCATCTAAAAATGCACAATTTGAATTAGAAGAATCTAAAAAAAATATTCAAAATTCTCTAGATCTTTTAGAGAAAAGAAAATACGCTATGGATGAGGCTAGTAAAATAGCTAAAATAGGGTATCATGAATATGATATTGCTACAGATACTTTTCATTGGTCTGAATACTTATATCATATGTTTGGGTTAGATATAGAACAGCCAGTACCACCGCGTGAGGAAATTTTGACATTTTTTGATGATGCATCAAAAAAATTGATGAAACAAGCCTCTCTAGACCTCGATTTAAAGGGAACTCCTTATGATCTTGAGTTGAAAATAATTAACAGAAGAAATGAGGAGGTTTGGGTTAGAAATGCAACACAACCTATATTTAATCAGCAAAATGAAATTATAGGAAGAAGAGGTATTACTCAGGATATTACAGAGTCTAAAAAAGCACAATTTGATTTAGAACTTTCTAAACAAAAAATTGAAACTTCTTTAGAATTATTAGAACTAAGTGAAAAATCTAAAAATGAAATTAGTAAAGTAGCTAAAATTGGCTATTTAGAATATAATAATGCTACGGATACTTTTTTGTGGTCTGATTATCTATATTATATTTTTGGATTAGATTCCAAAAACTCAGTTCCAGGATTAAAGGATGTTATGCAGTTTTTAGATGAAGAATCTAAGAAAAAAATGAAACGAGCAACTATAAATCTAGAGAAAAATGGAATTCCTTATGATATTGAAATAAAATTAAATAACCTAAGAAATGAAGAGATTTGGGGTAGAATGATAGTTCAGCCTATATTTAATAAACAAAAAAAAGTTATTGGAAGAAGAGGTGTTTTTCAGGATATTACGGCTTCTAAAAAGGCTCAGTTTGCTTTAGAGCTTTCTAAACAAGAAATTCAGACTTCATTAGAATTGTTAGAAAAAAGTGAATTTTCTAAGAATGAAGCTAGTAAGATGGCTAAAATTGGATATTGGGAATATGATATTGAAACGAAAGCTTTTATATGGTCTGACGATATATATCTTATGTATGGATTAGATCCTAAAAAAGGAATTCCATCGCAAGAAAAAATTGTATCATTTTACGATAAAGAATCTCAAAAAAAGATAGAAGAAACAATTAAAGACGTTTCATTAAAAGGACTTTTTTGTGATATTGAATTAAAATTTATCAATGAAAAAAATGAAGAAGTTTGGGAGCGAAGTGTCGTTCAGCCAGTTTACAATAGCCAAAATAAGATTGTTGGTAGAAGAGGTGTTATGCAAGATATTACAGAGCAAAAAATAAAACAAAAGACCTTAGACCAACAAAGTAAAGAGTTATATGAATTAAATAACGCATTAAATCAAGCACAAAAATTAAGTCATGTTGGTAATTGGTCTTGGAACATGAAAACAGACAAAGCAGAATGGTCTGATGAAATGTATAATATTTTTGGGGAAACTAAAGAGAATTTTTATCCTTCTAACGAAAATGTAAATCGAAAAATATTGCCAGAAGATTTGTATAAAATGGAGCAAGGTATCAACTCGCTGTTAATAGATGAAGTATTTGTTCCTTTTGAGTTTAGAATAAAATGGATATCTGGAGAAATAAGAACCTTATACATTGTAGCCCTAGAAAACAAAAATGAAAGTGGTGTTTTTGGAGTTACCATGGATATTACGGAGAGCAAAAAAAGAGAAGAAGAAAACTTTAGGATAAAAGCTAATTATAGGAAACTTTTTGATAATGCCACTATTTCTATTTGGAATGAAGATTTTACGCAGGTATTTAAACAAATAGAGGAACTTAGAAAACGTGAGATACCCAATTTTAAAATATATTTAGAACAGCACCCAGAGGTAACCTATTCTTTGTTAGATAAATTGATAATAAATAGCGTAAATGAAGCTACTTTAAAATTATATAAAGCAAATAATTATAAAGAATTTTTAGTTCGTTTTCAAGATACCTTTGGTTTAGGAGCAGAGGAAGTTTTTAAAAATCTTATAGAAGCTATTTGGAATCATGAGAAAACTTTTACATCAGAAGTAAATTATAAAACCCTAGAAGGAGACGAATTTGCTGCAATACTTTCAATTCCAATTCCGCAAACTTTGGCAGAACAAAAAACAGTACCTGCGAGTATACAAAGTATACAAAGTCTTAAAGAAGCTGAATTAGAAAAAAAGGAATCTATTAATAGGTTAAAAGAAGCACAAGCGTTGGCACAGGTTGGAGATTGGACGTTTGATCTTGCAACAGAAAAATCTAAGTGGTCTAATGAAACGTTTCGTATTTTGGGGTTTGATTATAGAAATCCGGTGCCAGATAGAGATGTTTTTCTAAATAGAATTCATAGAGAAGATCAGCCGTATTTTAATAATGCAGCCGACTTAGTTCTCACTAAAGGAATTCCGTATGATATTGAATTTAGAATTTGTCTTCCTGGTAACGAAGAAAAGATTATAAGAGCTATTTGTAAACCTATTTTTGGAGATAATGGTGAAGTGATTAGTTTAAAAGGAACAAATCAAGATATTACTATTAAAAAAAGAATAGAACAAAATAACTTCATAATTTCAGAGAAATATAGAAACCTCTTTGATAATGCTACAGTTTCTATTTGGAACGGAGATTTAAGTGAAATTTTTAAGCTGCTAGCAAAACTTAGAAAACTTAAAATACCTAATTTAAAAATATATTTAGAGCAGCACCCAGAGGTGTTATTTTCTATTTTAGATAAAATAATAATAAACAAGGTAAATAAAGCTACTTTAGAATTGTTTAAAGCAGAAAGTGAAAAGGAGTTTTTAGAGAGAAAAATTCAAAACACTTTTGGTAAAGGTGCACATAAAGTATTTGTAGATTTTATAGTATCCATTTGGCATAATGAGAAAACATTTACATCAGAAGTAAACTACAAAACACTTAAAGGAAATGAATTTGCGGCAATAATTTCAATTCCTATTCCACAAACAAAAATAGAATATAAAAATGTGCCGCTTAGTATACAAAGTATTCAAAGTATAAAAGATGCTGAATCGGCAAAAAGAGAATCCTTAAATAAATTAAAAGAAGCACAGAAATTAGCGAAAATTGGAAGTTGGTCATTTAACCCTTTAACGTTAGAGATGGATTGGTCAGACGAAACGTTTAATATTTATGGTATCGATCCTAAGGAAGGTGTTCCCGATTTATTCAATGAACCGAAGATAATACACAAAGATGATCTAGAAATGATGTTTAAATCTATTCCTTTAGGAGAGGCATTTGATATCGAGCATAAAATTACCCTTCGCAATGGTGAGCAAAAATGGATTAGATGTATTAGTAAACCTAAATATGGAGAAACAGGAGAATTAATCAGTTTTACAGGCACTAATCAGGATATTACAGAACAGAAACGCATTAGAATAGAAATAGAAAAGGCAGAAGAGATGTATAGAGTATTGACAGACAATTCTAATGACTTGATTACTTTACATGAACCAGATAGTACCTTTACCTATATAAGCCCTTCTATAAAAAACCTATTAGGTTATGAGCAACAAGAACTTTTAGGAGAAAAAGTTTTTGGGATAGTACATAAGGATGATGTTGAATCTCTAATTAATGTTATGGAAGAAAGGGTGATTAGTGGCGTATTTACTACTCCTTTTACTTGCAGAGTACTTCATAAAAAAGGTCATTTTATTTGGTTAGAATTTTTAACATCGCCTGTTTATAAAGAGCAAGAGATTAGCCATTTTGTGTCATCTGCAAGAGATATTACACAGTGGGTGTTGGCAAAGCAAGAAATAGAAGAATACCAATCATCTCTTCAGAGAATGACCACGGAAATGACCTTGATAGAAGAAAAACAAAAAAAGGAAATAGCATCAAACATACACGATCATTTAAGTCAATCTTTAGTTATTTCAAAAATGAAAATTAATGATCTAAAAAAAAGACCACAGCTACAATTGATTGATGAAGATTTAAATTTTATAGAATCACATATTTCTGAAGCTTTAGAAAATAGCCGTAAAATTACATATGAACTTTCGCCTCCAGTTTTATATCAATTAGGTATTGTTGATGCATTAAATTGGTTATTTGATAATGCGGAAACTACCCATAAGATTACTTGTGTTGTTAATAGTAATGTAGATAGTTTAGAACTTAATGAAGTAAAATCTATTTTATTGTTTAGAAGTATACAAGAAGTGTTAACCAATGCAATAAAATATGCCAAGGCTTCTTTAATAACATTAGAGATTGATAAAAATAAACGAGGAATAGATATTTTTATCACAGATAATGGTGTTGGTTTTGATACTTCAATCTTAAATAGTCTCTATAATAGTTCTAGTTCTGGCTTTGGTTTGTTTACGGTTAAAGAACGAATTAGAAACATACAAGGAAAATTTGCGATAAATTCAAAAATAAATGTTGGTACAACTGTTAAAATTTTTATACCTTTATCTAAATGA
- the glmS gene encoding glutamine--fructose-6-phosphate transaminase (isomerizing) — protein MCGITGYIGFRDAYPIVINGLKRLEYRGYDSSGIMMYDGKEIHLSKTKGKVSDLEAITDNDEKRKKGNIGIGHTRWATHGVPNDVNSHPHVSQSGELVIVHNGIIENYDTLKKELISRGYTFKSDTDTEVLINLIEEVKKNEGCKLGQAVQLALTNVVGAYAIAVFDKTKPNELVIARLGSPIAIGVGKDNSEFFVASDASPFIEYTKDAIYLEDEELAVIKIGKDIKVRKIIDDTMVDTNIQKLKLSLDQIEKGGYDHFMLKEIHEQPKAIIDTYRGRMLPNEGLIKMSGIDNHMNRFLNAERIIIVACGTSWHAGLVGEYLIEDKARIPVEVEYASEFRYRNPIISSKDVVIAISQSGETADTLAAIKLAKSKGAFVFGICNVVGSSIARETDAGAYTHAGPEIGVASTKAFTTQITVLTLIALKLASKKGEISKSELREFLQKMQLIPAKIEALLKIDEKVKEIAAVYKDAKNCLYLGRGFNFPVALEGALKLKEISYIHAEGYPAAEMKHGPIALIDENMPIFVIATNKGHYEKVVSNIQEIKSRAGKIIAIVTEGDTQVRDIADHVIEIPETEEALTPLLTTIPFQLLSYHIAVMLGKNVDQPRNLAKSVTVE, from the coding sequence ATGTGTGGAATAACTGGCTATATAGGTTTTAGAGATGCTTACCCTATTGTTATAAATGGTCTTAAAAGATTAGAATACAGAGGGTATGATAGTTCTGGGATTATGATGTATGACGGAAAAGAAATACATCTTTCTAAAACGAAAGGAAAGGTTTCTGATTTAGAAGCGATAACCGATAATGACGAAAAAAGAAAAAAAGGAAATATAGGAATTGGTCATACACGCTGGGCAACACATGGTGTACCTAATGATGTAAACTCTCATCCACATGTTTCTCAATCTGGTGAACTTGTTATAGTACATAACGGTATTATTGAAAACTACGATACTTTAAAGAAAGAGCTAATATCTAGAGGTTATACTTTTAAAAGTGATACAGATACAGAGGTTTTAATAAATCTTATAGAAGAAGTAAAAAAGAACGAAGGCTGTAAGTTAGGGCAAGCAGTTCAATTAGCATTAACAAATGTTGTAGGTGCTTATGCTATTGCTGTTTTTGATAAAACAAAACCAAACGAGTTAGTTATTGCTCGTTTAGGAAGTCCTATTGCAATTGGAGTAGGAAAAGACAATAGTGAATTTTTTGTTGCTTCTGATGCATCTCCTTTTATAGAATATACAAAGGATGCTATTTATTTAGAGGATGAAGAATTAGCTGTTATTAAAATTGGTAAAGATATAAAAGTTCGTAAGATTATAGACGACACTATGGTTGATACTAATATTCAGAAATTAAAACTGAGTTTAGATCAAATAGAAAAAGGAGGTTATGATCATTTCATGTTAAAAGAAATTCATGAACAACCTAAAGCTATTATAGATACATATAGAGGTAGAATGTTACCTAATGAAGGACTTATTAAAATGTCTGGTATAGATAACCACATGAATAGGTTTTTAAATGCAGAGAGAATCATTATAGTTGCTTGTGGTACTTCTTGGCATGCAGGTTTGGTGGGTGAATATCTTATTGAAGACAAAGCCCGTATCCCTGTTGAAGTAGAATATGCTTCAGAATTTAGATATAGAAACCCTATTATTTCGTCTAAAGATGTAGTAATTGCTATTTCTCAATCTGGAGAAACAGCAGATACTCTTGCTGCAATTAAGTTGGCAAAATCTAAAGGAGCTTTTGTATTTGGTATTTGTAATGTTGTGGGTTCTTCTATTGCTAGAGAAACAGATGCAGGAGCATATACACATGCAGGTCCAGAAATAGGTGTAGCTTCTACAAAAGCTTTTACAACACAAATTACAGTTTTAACTCTAATTGCGTTAAAATTAGCCTCTAAAAAAGGAGAGATTTCTAAATCTGAACTTAGAGAGTTTTTACAAAAAATGCAATTAATTCCGGCAAAAATAGAAGCGCTTTTAAAGATTGATGAAAAAGTGAAGGAAATTGCTGCTGTATATAAAGATGCAAAAAATTGTTTGTACTTAGGTAGAGGTTTTAACTTTCCAGTAGCTTTAGAAGGTGCTTTAAAATTAAAAGAAATTTCTTACATTCATGCAGAAGGATATCCTGCGGCAGAAATGAAGCATGGTCCAATTGCTTTAATTGATGAGAATATGCCAATTTTTGTGATTGCAACTAATAAAGGTCATTACGAAAAAGTAGTGAGTAATATTCAAGAAATAAAATCTAGAGCTGGTAAAATTATTGCAATAGTTACAGAAGGAGATACACAAGTTAGAGATATAGCAGATCATGTTATTGAAATTCCTGAAACGGAAGAAGCATTAACACCGCTATTAACTACCATTCCTTTTCAATTATTGTCTTACCATATTGCAGTAATGTTAGGTAAAAATGTAGATCAACCAAGAAATTTGGCAAAATCTGTTACCGTAGAATAA